CTGACTGTTCCTGCACGGATCGCTTCGGTAACATGAGGCTAGCACCTCTGAAGATTCGACAACTCACGAATTGCCGAAAGGGAGTTTACCGTGTCCTGGATATCCACATCGCCGATCGTTGTGCCGTTTGATTTCTCTGCCGATTCGCGTGAAGCGGTCGACAAGGCGATTGCCCTGGTAGGCAGTGGCGAGGGAATCTACGTGATTCATGTGCTGGGAGAGCTCTCGCCTGCCGATCCAGGAGAAGTCTGGCATACCGTCGACGAAAACACACGTACTCAGCACGCCACGCAGGCGATTCGTAAAGAGCTCGCCGACGAGAAGTACAAGGATGTGAAGATCAACATCACCTTCGGCGACCCTGGCGAGAAGATCTGCCAATTCGCCGAGAAGATCAACGCGGGCTCCATCATCATCTCGTCTCACGGTCGCTCGTCGATCATGAGGGTGCTGCTGGGCTCGGTCGCTGATCGTGTGGTCCGCCTGGCCGATCGCCCGGTAATCGTGCTGAAGAAACCACGCGACTAAACGGTCGGGAAAAACTGGGCCTAGGTAGATGCCAGATTCGCCGACAGATAATCCTTATCGATCTCCAGCCCAGACGTCACAGAAAGATCCCGCACCGATTCAACCGAACGTGCGGGAAAGGCGGATCTTCTTCGGACTGGGATTCGCCGTCGTCTTTGCGACTGCGCTCGTTGTCCCCGTCGAGAACCGCCATTCCGGCATTCGCCCAGTAAGCACATTCGTGTCTCTGGGAAGATACTATGTAGAAACGCTTCGCGAGGTCATCCATCGAGCACCCTCCGCCCAAAGTAGCAATAGCGTGTTCATCTTCTATTCTCGCTTCTACTTTCACCTGTCCGCTTCTCTCGTTGGCGGGCTACTGATGGGCATACCAGTCCATCGGGGACTCGATCGCCTTGGATTCCTGGAACGGCTTCGTACTCTTCACTACTTCAAGGCATGAACTCGCACTGAGACACCGCGTTGTCATTGTGATAACATGCAGGCACTTCCCGCATTGCTTCGCTAGCTGGTACTTTTTATTGCAATACGCATAACACGTTTAACAGAAGTCACTTGCGCCTTATTGCGAGCATTTCTTTCCCGGTTTGGCACTCCTGCTGCTTTTTCTACTAGCGTTGCCAGCGAATCAACGATGGCACGTCAAACAGAAGCAAAGAAGGTTTAGTTCATTCTCTGGGGGAGATAGAAGATGTTGGTTAAATCACTCATTTGGACAGGTATGTTGGGCATTGCGATGGTTTCGTTGAGCTCGACTGCCAAGGCCGATCACTTCACCCACGAAGGTCGATTGGTCCGTGACATCGAAGTGCTGCATCACGCAGTGGACGATTTTTATCACGAGGTCGACCATCACCGTCGCTACTCGGATCTAGCTCGGGAAGCTCGAGCGCTGTTGCGAGAAGTGGATCACTTCTGCGACACAGCTCAGCGTCGTGGCGGGCTCGGCCACCTGAAAGCCGATTTCCGCGGCGTCTCGCGTGAGATGCGTCATGTCCAACAAGACTTGTACCGATGCTGGAATCACTATCACGACCACCACGGTGAAAGCCACATCCTAAGCTCCTGGGCACGTGTCGAACGAGCGTTCGATCGAGTTTACTACGATCTGTACGAATCGCACTGTGGATACATCCAGTATCACTGCTCGATCGGGAATGGTTACGGTCATGGACATGGTCACGGCCATCACAACGGTTACCAGGGTAACGGCCCGTTCGTCCCTGGCAACGCAAGCAGTCCGTTCTACGGCAACCAAGGCGGAGTGAGCTTCGGTCACTCCAACGGTAAGTTCCAAGTCCGTGTCGGCGGCAACGCCCCTGGCTGGGCTCACCTGCTCAAGGCTGCCATCAAATAGTCGAGGGGTATGACTCGACGAGAAAGCGTGCGTCTGCCTGCCGCACGCTTTTCTTTTTTTCTTGGAATCGCACTCGTCTCAGGTATGCTTTCTAGCTCACCAAGACCAATTCGGTACCAGGGAGCGATGCGTTGGAAGAAAGAGAATACCTAATCGATTTTCCCGGTGAATATAACGGGACAAAAATCGCGTCGTGGCTGACATTCTGGCTGGCTGCTTTCTTATTTTGGTTGGCTTTCTTCGCCGGAGGTGGTATTCAGTTCCTGATTGCCAGTTTGCTGGCCTATATCGCTTCAATCATGCTTTACGATCGCTATTTGAGACAACTTAAACCGGATGATGACTTGTCTTAGTTTTTCTTGGCCCCCATCCGCCAGCGTCCTTAGAATGAAAGCATCGACTCACTTCGCTCTGGAGGTCTTGCCCATGTTTCGACGGACGTCACTGCTGAGCTTACTTGCCGGCCTGTTAATGATTGGTTCGTTCTCCGCATCGGCCTCGGCACAAAGCATATTCATTCAGCGTGGAAACATGGCCGCCGATGCACTTTCGCTGGAGCATTCGGTCAAGAAACTTGCCGCGCATGATACGGGGATGCAAACGCTCAACTCGACCTTGCAAGAGATGGCCAACTACTCAGAGAAGTACACCCGCTTGGCACAGCGTCAGGGAAGTTACTACGCCCTCCAGCGTGGCTTCGATCCGATGATCGCTTACTACAAGCAAGCGCGGAATATCATCGAGAATGCTTCGGACTGGAAGCAGGGCAATCCGCGACGACAAGACTGGCGGAATGTCGAGGACAACCTCGATCGCGTTTATAACGACCTATACGGCTACGACTTGTTGGATCCCTACTTCGGACGCCATCCCGACTTCGCTGCCGTGCCGATCCGTCCTCAGATTCCGCCTCAAGTACTTCATCCTGGCTGGGATTATCGTGAACGTGTGATCGAGCGACCTTATGTGATCGCTCCCCCCAAGACCACCACCTATCGACTCGGTGGCGATCCGCAGCAGTTCTAAGTCGAAGGTCAAGAAACGCCAAGATGGCCAACGTCGGACTCGACGTGGCCATCTTACGTGTGATCGGTGCTTAATCTCGGGCCGGTTTAGCGGCCGTGTCGCCAGTGGTGCACGCGGCGAACATTGTTGCCGTAGAAGTGACCAGGACGGTTGGGGCGTTCCAGCAGTGGCATCGAGCGAACGTGCGAACGATAGGCAGCTCGAGTCATTCCATTCAAGTTGGTCGCTTGGAAACCAAACAAAAACGCACCAACAAGGGCCAAGCTGCACAGGACATTCATGCGGGAGGAAGGAGTCATGGGGAAACCTTTCTATCTATTTTCAGTACCAAAGGACGCGAAAGTATAGCTCTCCAGTCGCGTCAGGCCGCCCCAGCCGACAAATTTCCTCAAACTCGCCAAGCAGCCCAGTACCCCCATTCAGCAAAATCGATACCAAAACACCTACTTGGTGGCTATTCCGTATCGAGACGGGCGATATCAGGCGAGATCGCCTCCAATTCCATGCGAAGATAGCGCTTCACTTGGTTGGTCGTCTTCATCTCCATCACTTTTTCGACCACCCTTTCGGCGTGCTCGACCGTGGCTTGATTGGCCAACTCCTTGATGGTGGGGATGAACGCCGGGCTCATACTGAAACTGCGGAGTCCCATTCCCAGAAGCAGGAGGAACGCCCGCGGCTGACCGGCCATCTCGCCGCATAACGTGACCGGAATGTTGGCCTGATTGCAAGCCTCGATCACGTGCTTCAACGTGATCACCACAGCGGGCGAAAGAGGTTGGCAGAGGCCGCTGACCTTGGGATTATCGCGATCGGCCGCCGTCAGATACTGAACCAGGTCGTTCGAACCGATCGAAACGAAGTCAACCAGTTCCAGCAGGTGATGGATCGCCACCGCCGCGGCAGGCACTTCCAGCATCATACCGACCTTCACTTCCCCGCGCGGAATACCACGCTCGTCGAGCGATTTCTCGGCCTTGCGAACCAAGTGCCGAGCTTTGCGCATCTCTTCGACGTTGGTGATCATCGGGAACAGCATGTTCACCTCACCCGGTTCGCCTGACTTCAGTTCGGCAGCGCAGCGCATGATCGCGCGGATCTGCGACATGAAGAACTCAGGGTGCTCGAACGATAGACGAATGCTCCGCCAGCCCATGAACGGATTGGCCTCGTTGTGGTTGTGCCCGAGATACGCAACCGTCTTGTCGCCGCCAATATCAAGCGTGCGGATCGTCACGTAATGACGAGGCGACTTCTGTAAAATCTCGCGATAAACGGCGAACTGCTCGTTTTCGTCCGGGACATTTTCGTGCGTCAGATAAAGGTACTCGGTACGGTAAAGGCCGACTCCCTGGGCCCCCATCGCCACAGCCGACTCGACATCCTTAGCGTTGTTGATGTTGGCCAACAACTTCAGCTCGGTTCCGTCGCGCGTGACGGCTGGTTGATCGCGATTAGCGGCGAGCTGATCCTTTAAATCGAAGAACTCCCGTTCCAGCTTGCGGTACGCGGCCAGCTCTTCCGATTCGGGATTGATCGAAACAATCCCCTCGCTGCCGTTCACCACGACAGTGTCACCCGTCTTCACTTTGCTCAGCAAGCCGGAAACGCCGCTGACAGCCGGTATACCGCGACTTCGTGCGATCAATGCCGCATGACTCGTCTGGCTGCCTGCTTGCGTGACAATGCCGTGTACGTCCGCCTCGCCCAAGGCGACTGCCTGAGAAGGCAACAGTTCGTCGGCGATGACAATCAGCGGACCACTGAGGCCCGATTCTTCCTTGTCGTTTAAGACGTCCGACAGATACGCGCTGAGCCGGACCACGACGTCGCGAATGTCGTTTAACCGTTCCTGAAGATACTCGTCCCCCGTCTTCGAGAAGATCGAGGTGTACTCTTCCAACAAGCGATGTAGCGCTCCGGCAGCGGTCACGCGTTCCTCGACAATCCAGTGACGCACCTTATTGGTGAACGCCGGATCGCGGAGGATCGTTTGATGCACGGCAAAGATGGCGGCTTCGTTCTTGCCAATCTGCTCTTCCACTTTGGCTTGCAGTGCCGCCAGATCGACCGCCGTCCGTTCGCGAGCCTGTTCGTAGCGCGCAAGCTCCTTGTTCACTTCGTGCTCTTCCAGACGTTTCCGATCCGGATTCACGAAGATCTCAAGAATGCAGTACGCCACCCCAATCGCAATGCCTGGGGAGACTGCTAGTCCTTTTTCCATTCCCGACACAATGGTCTCGCTTAAACAGATGCCGCAGGGAAGGTCCGCCTATCACCGCATTATAGCAGTCTTCTTCCCACAATGTGCCACGTGCGGCTACTTAGCCACAATCTAAAGGGGCCATTTCCGCCACAGCCCCGATAATTCGTTTCGACATCGACCTCAATACAATGGATACGCCACTGGGGTACTCTAGGTCGCAGATATTGTGTCACATCCCAATGGGGGATGGGAAGACGAGAGATCGTCTCAAAGCTGTTCGAGTTGCTCCAATCATCGCAGCGGAATCGGCTTAGGGAAGTACCACAAGCTACGTTCCTGCCGGAGCAAACTGCTTGCAGACCCTGCCCCGTCGATCGACACGGCTTCCGAATCTTCCTTAATTCCTCGTTTCCCCCAAAACACCCAAGACTGCCGCCGCCAGGCGCCCTCTCTTTGGTTTCTTGTTCTCTTCTTTTCTTTCCTCTTCTCTTCTCTTCTTTAGGTCAACAATGCGTCGCCTTGCATGGCGACAAGTTGGCGACAGTTAACTGGCTAAGGAATTTGCCCCTCCCGCTCCTGCTGCAGTTGCTCCCTTCGGAGCACGTCTCACTGCAACAGTCCGGCACAAGTTCCCATCAGCGAGGCCAGATAAGTGACCAGGGCGAAAGTCCAGATCATGGGGAAACGGCGCGTTCCGAGATTCGCCGTGGGACAAATCACCAGAAACAGCACGATCGCCAAGGTGGTCGTCACGCTGAGGGAAATCAGAATGCCCAGAGGCCAGTTCATGAAGGTTCACCGGCAGAATGGACGTTGCGGCGCAGCCACAAAAAAGAGTGGCCACAGACAAGTCCGTGGCCACTCTTGAGAAACTCGCTTTGGTGAGCGATTTATTTCTTGTTGTCGATGGCTCGCTTCAGGGCCGTACCCATGTCCGCTGGGCTCTCCGCGATTTCGACGCCAGCGTCACGCAGGGCAGCGAACTTTTCGTCAGCCGTTCCCTTACCACCACTGATGATCGCGCCAGCGTGACCCATTCGCTTACCAGGAGGGGCCGTGCGACCCGCGATGAACGCAGCAACCGGCTTGTCGACGTTGGCTTTGATGTAAGCTGCCGCTTCTTCTTCGGCCGTACCACCGATTTCGCCCATCATCATGATCGCTTCGGTAGCACCATCGTTTTGATACATTTCGAGCAAATCGATGAACGAGGTACCGACGATCGGGTCACCACCCAAACCGACACAGGTCGATTGACCCAGGCCGAGATTGGTCAGCTGCCAGACCGCTTCATAGGTGAGAGTACCGCTGCGGCTCATCACACCAACGGGGCCCTTCTTGTGAATGTAGCCCGGCATGATGCCGATCTTGCATTCTTCTGGTGTAATCACGCCAGGGCAGTTCGGACCGATAAGGACCGACTTGCTCTTTTTGACGATGTCGTAGACAGGAACCATGTCGAGGACCGGCACCCCTTCGGTGATCGCGCAGATCACTTCGATCCCGGCGTCGACTGCTTCCAGAATGGCGTCGGCGGTGAAGGGTGGAGGCACGAAGATCATCGTGGCGTTCGCCCCAGTTTCCTTCACGGCTTCTTCCACCGTGTCGAACACTGGCAAACCTTCGACGGTCTGGCCACCTTTGCCCGGCGTAACACCGCCGACCATCTTGGTGCCGTATTCCTTACACCCCTTGGTGTGGAACTCGCCGACCTTGCCGGTGATGCCCTGACAAATGACCTTGGTGTCTTTGTTGACGAGAATGCTCATAGCAAGTTTTCAGTGTTCAGTTTTCAATGTTCAGTGAAGACGCCCAAGGAACTAGGCAACGGTGGCAACAACCTTCTTCGCCGCGTCGGTCAGACCGTCGGCGATGATGATGTCGATGCCCGAATCGGCCAGCAATTGGCGGCCTTGTTCCACTTCAGTACCTTCCAGCCGTACGACCAGAGGCACATTGAAGTCGAGCTTCTTGTAAGCTTCCAAGAGAGCATTGGCGATGGTCGTGCAACGCATGATGCCGCCAAAGATGTTGACCAGCACGGCCTTCACGTTCTTGTCGTCCAACAAAATGCTGAACGCTTCGGTGACCTGATCGACATTGGCACCGCCGCCGACGTCCAGGAAGTTGGCTGGTTCGCCGCCGTGTAGCTTGATGATGTCCATGGTGCTCATCGCCAGGCCGGCACCGTTGACCAGGCAGCCAATGTTACCGTCGAGCTTCACGTAGCTGAGACCCGTATTGCCGGCACGAACTTCGGCTGGCTCTTCTTCGCTCAAGTCACGCAGTTCGGCGATATCCTTGTGACGGAACATCGCGTTCTCGTCGAAGGTCATCTTGCAGTCCAGGGCGATCATACCCCCATCGCCGGTGATGACCAGCGGGTTGATTTCGGCCAAGGCACAGTCGGTTTCGACGTAGACCTTGCACAAACCCTTGATGAACTTTTCGGCACTGCGAGCGGCTGGCCCCGAGATTTCGAGCTTCTTGCAAAGCTTGCGAATCTGGTAGCTTTGCGGGCCGAGAGCCGGATTGAAGTGTTCTTTGAAGATCTTTTCTGGCGTGTGGGCGGCGACCTCTTCGATCTCGGTGCCACCTTCGCTCGACATCATCAGAACTGGCAGCTTAGCTGCACGATCGAGCACGATACCGAGGTATAGCTCGCGTTTGATGTCGCAGCCTTCTTCCACTAAGACTTGGTTGACAACTTTGCCTTCCGGACCGGTCTGAATGGTGACCAGTTCTTTACCCAGCAGGCCTTTAGCAACGGCGGCGGCTTCGTCGGCCGATTTCACCAATTGCACACCGCGCTGGTCGGCGTTGTCTTTCACGGTCCCTTTACCGCGACCACCGGCGTGGATTTGAGCCTTCACCACGGCGATGCTACCACCCAGCTCGGTATAGGCGGCACTTGCTTCTTCGGGGGTCTTAGCAACGATGCTGCGAGGTACGGCGACCCCGGCTTGGCGAAGGATTTCCTTCGCCTGGAACTCATGAATCTTCATCGACTACTTCCAACGACAATGGGATACGTCGAGGCAGGAAAAGCCGGATTATACGACTGCGGGAAAAAGAGGGTCAACCAGAGGAGGGTACGGAAAACGCCGAGAACCGCTGCGCTCGTTTGTCGGCCCGCGTTTGCAAGCGTCCGTAATTAAGGGAAGAAAAGAGCTTACGTTCGCTTAGCCGGAAATTCGTGAATGATCTCGGAATTTATCGAGACTTCTTGCTTCCATGCGCGCCGCTGGCTCGCCAAATGAACAGTTTGCGCGGTCTACCACTTTACTGAGACGAATTTAATAGCCCCCTGCGTCTCAACTTGCTATAGGTGAGGTCACGATTAGACCTGCCTGTCTCTTCAATGAAGACCAAAACCCTCTTTCGAGCCTGCCTCATGCGCCCCTTTCTCGTTATTTTTGCCTGGACGCTTTGCTGTTCGTCATTTGTCCCAATGGACGTTCGCGCCGCTGAAAACATGCGTCCGGGGACGTTGATAGTCGTAGGAGGAGGTGGTCTACCGGATGCGATCAGCAATCGATTCGTGGAGCTTGGAGGAGGTAAGGAGTCGCGCCTAGTCATTATTCCCACGGCGGCAGATAACCCGAAACCGGACAACGAACTGGCAGCGATGTGGAAGAAACGAGGCATCCAGGAAATCGCCATTCTGCATACCACCGATCGGGAGGTCGCCGACAGCGCGACGTTTGTGGCCCCTTTAAAAGAAGCGACCGCGGTCTGGATTGGTGGTGGCCAGCAGTCGCGTCTGGCCGCAGCCTATCAAGGGACCGCGGTCGAGCGAGAACTTATTGCTTTGCTTGAACGAGGCGGCGTGATCGGCGGAACGTCAGCAGGAGCGGCGATTCAATCGCAAGTGATGATCGCCAGCGGCAATCCCATCCCAGAAATCAAACAAGGCTTCGACCTGGTTCCCGATGCGATTATCGATCAGCATTTCTTGAAACGGAACCGCATCAACCGCTTGCTAACCGCCGTCAGCCAACATCCAGAGCGTTGCGGAGTCGGAATCGACGAAGCCACAGCTATTGAAGTGAACGGTCGCGAGTGTCGCGTGCTGGGAGACTCGTTCGTGATCGTCGTCCAGGCTCAAACGGACGGCAAGATGCCTAACATTCAGACGTTTGATCAGGGAAAGAAATTCGCTCTATCGCCACGGCAATCGGTCGCTAATTGAAATCAAACGTAGCGGCAAACCGAATTTAGACCGTCAGCCCCATAATCGTCTCAGTGACGATGAGGTATCACTCAGCCGGGCAAGGCACCTCGATCTCATTCAGGTTGCTTGATGATGCCCGGCAACTTCTTCTAGCCCCAATCGCTTCATCTTC
The genomic region above belongs to Blastopirellula marina and contains:
- a CDS encoding universal stress protein; its protein translation is MSWISTSPIVVPFDFSADSREAVDKAIALVGSGEGIYVIHVLGELSPADPGEVWHTVDENTRTQHATQAIRKELADEKYKDVKINITFGDPGEKICQFAEKINAGSIIISSHGRSSIMRVLLGSVADRVVRLADRPVIVLKKPRD
- the ptsP gene encoding phosphoenolpyruvate--protein phosphotransferase, translating into MEKGLAVSPGIAIGVAYCILEIFVNPDRKRLEEHEVNKELARYEQARERTAVDLAALQAKVEEQIGKNEAAIFAVHQTILRDPAFTNKVRHWIVEERVTAAGALHRLLEEYTSIFSKTGDEYLQERLNDIRDVVVRLSAYLSDVLNDKEESGLSGPLIVIADELLPSQAVALGEADVHGIVTQAGSQTSHAALIARSRGIPAVSGVSGLLSKVKTGDTVVVNGSEGIVSINPESEELAAYRKLEREFFDLKDQLAANRDQPAVTRDGTELKLLANINNAKDVESAVAMGAQGVGLYRTEYLYLTHENVPDENEQFAVYREILQKSPRHYVTIRTLDIGGDKTVAYLGHNHNEANPFMGWRSIRLSFEHPEFFMSQIRAIMRCAAELKSGEPGEVNMLFPMITNVEEMRKARHLVRKAEKSLDERGIPRGEVKVGMMLEVPAAAVAIHHLLELVDFVSIGSNDLVQYLTAADRDNPKVSGLCQPLSPAVVITLKHVIEACNQANIPVTLCGEMAGQPRAFLLLLGMGLRSFSMSPAFIPTIKELANQATVEHAERVVEKVMEMKTTNQVKRYLRMELEAISPDIARLDTE
- the sucD gene encoding succinate--CoA ligase subunit alpha; the encoded protein is MSILVNKDTKVICQGITGKVGEFHTKGCKEYGTKMVGGVTPGKGGQTVEGLPVFDTVEEAVKETGANATMIFVPPPFTADAILEAVDAGIEVICAITEGVPVLDMVPVYDIVKKSKSVLIGPNCPGVITPEECKIGIMPGYIHKKGPVGVMSRSGTLTYEAVWQLTNLGLGQSTCVGLGGDPIVGTSFIDLLEMYQNDGATEAIMMMGEIGGTAEEEAAAYIKANVDKPVAAFIAGRTAPPGKRMGHAGAIISGGKGTADEKFAALRDAGVEIAESPADMGTALKRAIDNKK
- the sucC gene encoding ADP-forming succinate--CoA ligase subunit beta → MKIHEFQAKEILRQAGVAVPRSIVAKTPEEASAAYTELGGSIAVVKAQIHAGGRGKGTVKDNADQRGVQLVKSADEAAAVAKGLLGKELVTIQTGPEGKVVNQVLVEEGCDIKRELYLGIVLDRAAKLPVLMMSSEGGTEIEEVAAHTPEKIFKEHFNPALGPQSYQIRKLCKKLEISGPAARSAEKFIKGLCKVYVETDCALAEINPLVITGDGGMIALDCKMTFDENAMFRHKDIAELRDLSEEEPAEVRAGNTGLSYVKLDGNIGCLVNGAGLAMSTMDIIKLHGGEPANFLDVGGGANVDQVTEAFSILLDDKNVKAVLVNIFGGIMRCTTIANALLEAYKKLDFNVPLVVRLEGTEVEQGRQLLADSGIDIIIADGLTDAAKKVVATVA
- a CDS encoding cyanophycinase, which gives rise to MRPFLVIFAWTLCCSSFVPMDVRAAENMRPGTLIVVGGGGLPDAISNRFVELGGGKESRLVIIPTAADNPKPDNELAAMWKKRGIQEIAILHTTDREVADSATFVAPLKEATAVWIGGGQQSRLAAAYQGTAVERELIALLERGGVIGGTSAGAAIQSQVMIASGNPIPEIKQGFDLVPDAIIDQHFLKRNRINRLLTAVSQHPERCGVGIDEATAIEVNGRECRVLGDSFVIVVQAQTDGKMPNIQTFDQGKKFALSPRQSVAN